From the genome of Candidatus Neomarinimicrobiota bacterium, one region includes:
- a CDS encoding LacI family DNA-binding transcriptional regulator, protein MNRKVPTLKDIANELGLSISTVSRALQNHPGIAEETILKVKKVAERFDYFPDSIAKNLKTSASRTIGVIVPEIKHDFFSSAIDGMEDLAYKHGFTIIVSKSNEDYNREVLNTHNMLSNRVAGIVASVSQTTQNGDHFKRFLQRGIPVVLFDRILDQLNVSKVIVDDYKGARKAVEHLIEMGYTRIAHLAGPSYLGIAQERLKGYQKALEDHGVVYDEDIVIHGTLQERSGAIGIRTLFEVSNPPDAIFAINDPVAVGAHKEIISMGLNIPQDIGITGFSNNPITEIIDPPLTTIDQHGYKMGQEAIQILMDELKTPIEDRKSITRVIETELIVRESSLRENTRP, encoded by the coding sequence GAATCGAAAAGTGCCAACATTAAAAGATATCGCTAACGAACTAGGTTTATCTATTTCGACTGTTTCGCGTGCCTTACAAAACCATCCAGGCATCGCAGAAGAAACCATCCTCAAGGTTAAAAAGGTAGCTGAACGATTTGATTACTTTCCAGACAGCATAGCTAAGAATCTTAAGACAAGCGCATCAAGGACAATTGGTGTAATTGTTCCAGAGATCAAACATGACTTTTTCTCTTCTGCCATTGATGGGATGGAAGACCTTGCATACAAGCATGGTTTCACTATCATTGTTTCAAAATCAAATGAAGACTACAATCGGGAAGTGCTAAACACTCATAATATGCTTTCAAATAGAGTCGCGGGTATCGTTGCCTCAGTCTCACAAACGACCCAGAATGGTGATCACTTCAAACGCTTCCTTCAAAGAGGTATTCCAGTAGTTCTTTTTGACCGCATTCTCGATCAACTTAATGTTTCGAAGGTAATAGTTGATGATTATAAAGGTGCTCGGAAAGCTGTGGAACATCTCATTGAAATGGGCTACACGAGAATTGCTCACCTTGCAGGACCAAGCTATCTCGGTATCGCTCAAGAACGTCTAAAGGGATATCAAAAAGCACTTGAGGATCATGGAGTGGTCTATGATGAGGATATTGTCATCCACGGTACCCTGCAGGAGAGATCTGGAGCCATTGGCATTCGGACACTCTTTGAGGTATCAAATCCGCCTGACGCTATATTCGCAATTAATGATCCCGTGGCAGTTGGCGCTCACAAGGAGATAATATCAATGGGGCTTAATATTCCCCAGGATATTGGAATTACTGGATTTAGCAACAATCCCATTACTGAGATCATTGATCCACCCCTAACCACAATTGATCAACATGGATACAAAATGGGTCAGGAGGCAATCCAAATACTGATGGATGAATTGAAAACTCCAATTGAAGACCGGAAATCTATTACAAGAGTCATTGAGACAGAATTAATTGTTAGGGAATCTTCCTTGCGAGAAAATACGAGACCCTGA
- a CDS encoding aldose epimerase family protein, whose product MSKHNKTSISEFPFGQLSDGTQITEYRLENKNKISISVLNYGGIIHSIVVPDINGEFADILLGYEDIDGYLQDRSYMGAILGRYANRIADSSIILDGVKHLLPSNDGTSCNHGGTQGFNQVVWDSEIIYSEDDVALVLNHLSPDGDQGFPGNLEISIRYTLNQKNELTVQINAYSDQKTVVNISLHPYFNLTGLSSVNIETHMLEIKADEYLPINDSMIPKGEKRTVSQSPFDFRTLASLGSRLSKQNPQLKLAEGFDHCFVIRDSSNELKEMAIIEDPVSRRRLTLSSNAPGLQLYTGNYLNGNVPGKRGAQYNKWQAVCLEPQHFPNSPSEKSFPSTVLKPGQEYNHQIRYKFDIAN is encoded by the coding sequence ATGAGTAAGCATAACAAAACCAGCATTTCTGAATTTCCTTTTGGCCAGTTGAGCGATGGTACACAGATTACTGAATACCGGCTAGAAAATAAAAACAAGATATCAATCAGTGTTTTAAACTATGGTGGGATCATTCATTCAATTGTTGTCCCAGATATAAATGGGGAGTTTGCAGATATCTTGTTGGGATATGAAGATATAGACGGATACCTGCAGGATCGTTCATATATGGGTGCTATTCTAGGACGCTATGCGAATAGAATAGCAGATTCTTCCATAATTCTTGATGGTGTAAAGCACCTACTTCCAAGCAATGATGGCACTAGCTGCAATCATGGAGGTACTCAGGGTTTCAATCAGGTGGTATGGGATTCTGAAATAATCTACTCGGAAGATGATGTGGCTTTAGTTCTGAACCATTTAAGTCCAGATGGCGATCAAGGTTTTCCAGGCAACCTGGAAATAAGCATTCGTTACACATTGAATCAGAAAAATGAGTTAACTGTCCAGATAAACGCGTATAGCGACCAGAAGACGGTAGTAAACATATCTTTGCATCCATATTTCAACCTTACGGGATTGAGCAGTGTTAATATCGAAACTCACATGCTTGAAATAAAGGCTGATGAATACCTCCCCATTAACGATTCTATGATACCAAAGGGTGAAAAACGAACTGTCTCACAGTCTCCATTTGACTTTAGAACTCTCGCTTCCTTGGGGTCCCGGCTTTCCAAGCAAAACCCACAGCTGAAGTTAGCGGAGGGCTTTGATCATTGCTTTGTCATTAGGGATTCCTCAAATGAATTGAAAGAAATGGCCATCATCGAGGATCCTGTGAGTAGAAGACGACTTACTCTGTCATCTAATGCACCAGGTTTACAACTATATACTGGTAATTATTTGAATGGGAACGTTCCCGGAAAAAGGGGTGCCCAGTATAATAAATGGCAGGCTGTATGCTTAGAGCCACAGCATTTCCCAAACTCTCCCAGTGAAAAGTCGTTTCCATCGACTGTTCTAAAACCAGGGCAGGAATATAATCATCAAATCAGATATAAATTTGATATAGCGAATTAA